One Halomonas sp. M4R1S46 genomic window carries:
- a CDS encoding CNNM domain-containing protein, with protein MILLATFATLSIGVSFLCSLLEAALLSMTPSYVVQLRETRPVLHTRLARLKQNIDQPLAAILTLNTIAHTVGATGVGAQVTVVFGEAWLGLASAVMTLLILFLSEIIPKTIGATYWRQLAPPMSMLLVGMIWSMKPFIWLSERITRRIGKDAPETDMRGEIKALAQIGLEEEALDADETRVITNILNLHDIRVNDVMTPRTVSVTVKPQMTVAEFDAELGHTPFTRFPVMDGGEQALGYIHKADTYHAEPDATLKSLMQPVHQVMADDNVERVFAMMVRDRQHLCVVYDDLGTWVGLMTLEDVLETILGHDIVDETDNVANLRKYAKQRWTKRVRKEAAQGQARG; from the coding sequence ATGATACTCCTGGCTACCTTTGCCACCCTCTCCATCGGCGTGTCCTTCCTGTGCTCCCTGCTCGAGGCCGCGCTGCTCTCCATGACCCCCAGCTACGTCGTCCAACTGCGCGAAACGCGACCGGTCCTGCACACCCGGCTGGCCCGGCTCAAGCAGAACATCGACCAGCCGCTGGCGGCCATCCTCACCCTCAACACCATCGCCCACACCGTGGGCGCGACTGGCGTCGGCGCCCAGGTCACGGTGGTGTTCGGCGAGGCCTGGCTGGGGCTCGCCTCGGCGGTGATGACGCTGCTGATCCTGTTCCTCTCCGAGATCATCCCCAAGACCATCGGTGCCACCTACTGGCGCCAGCTGGCCCCGCCCATGAGCATGCTGCTGGTCGGCATGATCTGGAGCATGAAGCCGTTCATCTGGCTCTCCGAGCGCATCACCCGGCGCATCGGCAAGGACGCCCCGGAGACCGACATGCGCGGCGAGATCAAGGCCCTGGCACAGATCGGCCTGGAAGAGGAGGCGCTGGACGCCGACGAGACCCGGGTGATCACCAACATCCTCAACCTGCACGACATCCGAGTGAACGACGTGATGACGCCGCGCACCGTCTCGGTCACCGTCAAGCCACAGATGACGGTCGCGGAGTTCGACGCCGAACTGGGCCACACTCCTTTCACCCGCTTCCCGGTGATGGACGGCGGCGAGCAGGCGCTGGGCTACATACACAAGGCTGACACCTACCACGCCGAACCCGACGCCACCCTCAAGTCGCTGATGCAGCCGGTACACCAGGTGATGGCCGACGACAACGTCGAACGGGTATTCGCCATGATGGTGCGCGACCGCCAGCACCTCTGCGTGGTATACGACGACCTGGGCACCTGGGTGGGGCTGATGACGCTGGAGGACGTGCTTGAGACGATCCTCGGCCACGACATCGTCGACGAGACCGACAACGTCGCCAACCTGCGCAAGTACGCCAAGCAGCGCTGGACCAAACGGGTCAGGAAGGAAGCGGCCCAAGGCCAGGCGCGTGGCTAG
- a CDS encoding VOC family protein: protein MKMLINIDVPELAPAIAFYCAAFGLELDRLLDDDVAELTGGESTIYLLENESGSGCVKGPMKYRDYSRHWTPVHLDIVVEDIEQAAARVLDCGAVQESDCIEWRGSKCITFSDPFGHGFCLIEFLGDGYSDDVA, encoded by the coding sequence ATGAAGATGTTGATCAATATCGACGTGCCCGAACTGGCACCGGCCATCGCGTTCTACTGCGCTGCCTTTGGCCTGGAACTCGATCGCCTGCTCGATGATGACGTTGCCGAGCTCACGGGGGGCGAATCGACGATCTATCTGCTCGAGAACGAAAGCGGCTCGGGGTGCGTGAAGGGGCCCATGAAGTATCGGGACTATTCGCGGCACTGGACGCCCGTGCATCTCGACATCGTGGTCGAGGATATCGAGCAGGCCGCCGCGCGTGTGCTCGATTGTGGCGCCGTTCAGGAAAGCGACTGCATCGAATGGCGAGGCTCGAAATGCATCACGTTCTCCGACCCCTTCGGCCATGGGTTCTGTCTTATCGAATTCCTCGGAGACGGCTACAGCGACGAC